One Cystobacter fuscus DSM 2262 genomic window carries:
- a CDS encoding ATP-binding domain-containing protein, with product MPRPHLPPRPAEVRQPFRSPLEVRLDPAQQRVVDLPRDRSVLLLGEAGFGKTTVALHRLVELQREAGPGFRGAVRVPTEGLSRLTRLMLERRGVEGIDVWTYAQWAASVARRVFKDLPRRESVDATSGGIRLKRHPALRGILEEFIQRHPSPVRDEDRPTSSCARASRVDLEHLFGDRSWMERVLSAMAGALPLTVAAEVTEHTRIQFLDPTEIEYAHVDRENLVTVDGQRIDAGTPMEDADSVDTEDYAVLFELERLRTRADGAKPGALAAYDCMVVDEAQEFAHLELALLRRGLRPGGTFIVSGDAAQQVDPTSFFGGWDAVLEELAVPTAERAVLEVSYRCPDDVTALARCLIDPERVALRAPPSITHCRRDNLFHLAVWLTRESRALLTEDPSASLAIICRSPEAARTFAHALQHGPPARLALAGQFEFRPGVTVTCVQELKGLEFDCVLIPDTTASTYPDTPESRRALYVAVTRATHRLGLGSAGAWSPLLTSAPR from the coding sequence GTGCCCCGGCCCCACCTGCCCCCCCGCCCCGCCGAGGTCCGCCAACCCTTCCGCTCGCCCCTGGAGGTGCGGCTCGACCCCGCCCAGCAGCGCGTCGTGGACCTGCCCCGGGACCGGAGCGTGCTCCTGCTCGGGGAGGCGGGTTTCGGAAAGACGACGGTGGCGCTGCACCGGCTGGTCGAGCTCCAGCGGGAGGCGGGCCCTGGGTTCCGAGGCGCGGTGCGCGTCCCCACGGAGGGGTTGAGCCGGCTCACCCGGCTGATGCTCGAGCGCCGGGGCGTCGAGGGAATCGACGTGTGGACGTACGCACAGTGGGCCGCGTCCGTGGCCCGGCGCGTCTTCAAGGATCTGCCCCGGCGCGAGAGCGTGGATGCGACGTCCGGAGGGATTCGCCTCAAGCGCCATCCCGCGCTGCGCGGCATCCTGGAGGAGTTCATCCAGCGGCATCCCAGCCCCGTACGGGACGAGGATCGGCCCACCAGTTCCTGCGCCCGCGCCTCGCGCGTGGACCTGGAGCACTTGTTTGGAGACCGCTCCTGGATGGAACGAGTCCTCTCCGCCATGGCGGGCGCCCTCCCCCTCACGGTGGCCGCCGAGGTGACGGAGCACACGCGCATTCAATTCCTGGATCCCACGGAGATCGAATACGCCCACGTGGATCGCGAGAACCTCGTCACCGTCGATGGCCAACGCATCGACGCAGGCACGCCGATGGAGGACGCGGACAGCGTCGACACCGAGGACTACGCGGTTCTCTTCGAGTTGGAGCGGCTCAGGACCCGGGCCGATGGAGCGAAGCCTGGCGCCCTCGCGGCGTATGACTGCATGGTGGTCGACGAAGCCCAGGAATTCGCGCATCTGGAGCTCGCGCTCCTGCGCCGCGGGCTGCGGCCCGGAGGCACCTTCATCGTCTCCGGAGACGCGGCACAGCAGGTGGACCCCACCTCGTTCTTCGGCGGATGGGACGCGGTGTTGGAGGAACTCGCGGTGCCCACGGCCGAGCGCGCCGTGCTGGAGGTGAGCTACCGCTGCCCGGACGATGTCACGGCACTCGCCCGTTGCCTCATCGACCCGGAGCGCGTGGCCCTTCGCGCGCCTCCCTCCATCACCCACTGCCGGCGGGACAACCTGTTCCATCTGGCGGTCTGGCTCACGCGGGAGTCGCGCGCCCTGCTGACGGAGGATCCCTCGGCGAGTCTGGCGATCATCTGCCGCTCTCCCGAGGCGGCGAGGACCTTCGCGCATGCCCTCCAGCACGGGCCTCCCGCGAGGCTCGCGCTCGCGGGGCAGTTCGAGTTCCGGCCCGGGGTCACCGTGACGTGCGTCCAGGAGCTCAAGGGCCTCGAGTTCGACTGCGTGCTCATCCCAGACACCACGGCGAGCACCTACCCGGACACGCCCGAGTCCCGCCGTGCGCTGTACGTCGCCGTCACCCGCGCGACCCATCGGCTGGGGCTCGGGAGTGCCGGAGCCTGGAGCCCGTTGCTCACGAGCGCTCCCCGGTAG
- a CDS encoding plasmid pRiA4b ORF-3 family protein encodes MPSSRKSTPPGSIYVLHAQLEGIQPPIWRELHVQAGTSLLKLHAILQEAFGWTNSHLHQFETRSKIYGPRLPGDELGFFRPILDERKYLLSDLAPAARASFSYVYDMGDNWVHRIRVKKVQPAQARMRYPACTAGARAAPPEDCGGVPGYDNLLEALRNPGHEGREELLEWVGGSYDPEAFDLEATDKAIRAAR; translated from the coding sequence ATGCCTTCATCCAGGAAAAGCACGCCGCCGGGTTCCATCTACGTCCTGCACGCTCAATTGGAGGGGATACAGCCCCCCATCTGGCGGGAGCTTCATGTCCAGGCAGGCACTTCACTCTTGAAGCTGCACGCCATCCTTCAAGAAGCCTTCGGATGGACGAACAGCCACCTGCATCAGTTCGAGACGCGCTCGAAGATCTACGGGCCCCGATTACCTGGCGATGAATTGGGCTTCTTTCGGCCCATCCTCGACGAGCGCAAGTACCTTCTCTCGGACCTCGCTCCGGCGGCGCGTGCTTCCTTCTCGTACGTCTATGATATGGGGGACAACTGGGTGCACCGCATCCGCGTCAAGAAGGTGCAGCCAGCCCAGGCCCGAATGCGATATCCGGCGTGCACCGCGGGCGCCCGTGCGGCTCCGCCGGAAGACTGTGGTGGCGTGCCCGGCTACGACAACCTGCTCGAGGCTCTCCGCAACCCCGGGCACGAAGGGCGCGAAGAGCTGCTCGAGTGGGTGGGGGGTTCCTATGACCCGGAGGCGTTCGACCTCGAGGCCACGGACAAGGCAATCCGGGCCGCGAGGTGA
- a CDS encoding ABC transporter permease, whose protein sequence is MNVYAIRAIYQFEMARTFRTLMQSIASPVLSTSLYFVVFGSAIGSRMGQIDGVSYGAFIIPGLLMLSLLSESISNASFGIYMPKWSGTIFELLSAPVSFVEVVIGYVGAAATKSIMLGVLILATARIFVPYEIAHPFWMVGFLVLTAVTFSMFGFIIGVWADGFEKLQIIPLLVVTPLTFLGGAFYSIHMLPPLWQKITLFNPVVYLISGFRWSFYGSSDVNVEVSLGMTLVFLSLCLGGVGWIFKTGYKLKS, encoded by the coding sequence ATGAACGTGTATGCGATCCGCGCCATCTACCAGTTCGAGATGGCCCGCACCTTCCGCACGCTGATGCAGAGCATCGCCTCGCCGGTGCTGTCCACCTCGCTGTACTTCGTGGTGTTCGGCTCGGCGATCGGCTCGCGCATGGGTCAGATCGACGGGGTCAGCTACGGGGCCTTCATCATTCCGGGCCTGCTCATGCTGTCGTTGTTGAGCGAGAGCATTTCCAATGCCTCGTTCGGCATCTACATGCCGAAGTGGTCGGGCACGATCTTCGAGCTGCTGTCCGCGCCGGTGTCCTTCGTCGAGGTGGTGATCGGCTACGTGGGGGCGGCGGCCACCAAATCGATCATGCTGGGCGTGCTGATCCTGGCGACGGCCCGGATCTTCGTGCCCTATGAGATCGCGCATCCGTTCTGGATGGTGGGCTTCCTGGTGCTCACCGCGGTCACCTTCAGCATGTTTGGCTTCATCATTGGCGTCTGGGCGGACGGTTTCGAGAAGCTGCAGATCATCCCGCTGCTCGTCGTCACCCCGCTGACCTTCCTCGGTGGCGCCTTCTATTCCATCCACATGCTGCCGCCCCTCTGGCAGAAGATCACCCTGTTCAACCCGGTGGTGTATCTGATCAGCGGCTTCCGCTGGAGCTTCTACGGCTCCTCCGACGTCAACGTCGAGGTCAGCCTCGGCATGACCCTGGTGTTCCTCTCCCTGTGCCTCGGCGGCGTGGGGTGGATCTTCAAGACGGGGTACAAGCTGAAGTCCTGA
- a CDS encoding ABC transporter ATP-binding protein: MQPVISVKNLSKTYASGFQALKSINLDIQSGEIFALLGPNGAGKTTLISVICGIVNPSGGTVLADGHDIVSDFRAARAKIGLVPQELSTDAFESVWATVNFSRGLFGKPPNPAYVEKVLRDLSLWDKKDSRIMTLSGGMKRRVLIAKALSHEPRILFLDEPTAGVDVELRHDMWEMVRGLRERGVTIILTTHYIEEAEKMADRIGVIHKGELILVEDKAVLMRKLGTKQLTLRLRSPLERIPEALAGLALELSADGSTLVYTFDTQKEEETGIATLLRRLGEHGIDFKDLHSSESSLEDIFVSLVRARS; the protein is encoded by the coding sequence GTGCAGCCGGTGATTTCCGTCAAGAACCTCAGCAAGACGTACGCCTCGGGCTTCCAGGCGCTCAAGTCCATCAATCTGGACATCCAGAGTGGGGAGATCTTCGCCCTGCTCGGGCCCAACGGGGCGGGCAAGACCACGTTGATCAGCGTCATCTGCGGGATCGTCAACCCGAGCGGAGGTACGGTGCTGGCCGACGGGCATGACATCGTGTCGGACTTCCGCGCGGCCCGGGCGAAGATCGGGCTGGTGCCGCAGGAGCTGTCCACCGACGCGTTCGAGAGCGTCTGGGCCACGGTGAACTTCAGCCGCGGCCTGTTCGGCAAGCCTCCCAACCCGGCCTATGTCGAGAAGGTGCTGCGCGACCTGTCGCTGTGGGACAAGAAGGACTCGCGCATCATGACGCTGTCCGGCGGCATGAAGCGCCGGGTGCTGATCGCCAAGGCGCTGTCGCACGAGCCGCGGATCCTCTTCCTCGACGAACCCACCGCGGGCGTCGATGTCGAGCTGCGCCACGACATGTGGGAGATGGTGCGGGGCCTGCGTGAGCGCGGGGTGACGATCATCCTGACCACGCACTACATCGAGGAAGCGGAGAAGATGGCCGACCGCATCGGGGTGATCCACAAGGGCGAGCTCATCCTGGTGGAGGACAAGGCGGTGCTGATGCGCAAGCTCGGCACGAAGCAGCTGACCCTGCGGCTGAGGAGCCCGCTGGAGCGCATCCCCGAGGCGCTGGCCGGGCTGGCGCTCGAGCTGTCTGCGGATGGGAGCACGCTGGTCTATACCTTCGACACCCAGAAGGAGGAGGAGACCGGCATCGCGACGCTGTTGCGGCGGCTGGGCGAGCACGGCATCGACTTCAAGGATCTGCATTCCAGCGAGAGCTCGCTGGAGGACATCTTCGTCAGCCTCGTGAGGGCCCGGTCATGA
- a CDS encoding BlaI/MecI/CopY family transcriptional regulator, whose protein sequence is MSEPKLPRPTDAELAILQVMWERGPSTVREVHEALNKGDASTGYTTVLKLMQIMTEKGLVERDESQRAHVYRTRASQQKTQRQLVTDLLNRAFGGSPARLAMQALSTKKASAEELAELRQLLDTLEEEEKP, encoded by the coding sequence ATGAGTGAACCCAAGCTGCCCCGCCCGACGGACGCGGAGCTGGCCATTCTGCAGGTGATGTGGGAGCGCGGCCCGAGCACGGTGCGCGAGGTGCACGAGGCGTTGAACAAGGGCGACGCCAGCACGGGCTACACGACGGTGCTCAAGCTGATGCAGATCATGACGGAGAAGGGGCTCGTCGAGCGGGACGAGTCCCAGCGCGCGCACGTGTACCGCACGCGGGCCTCGCAACAGAAGACGCAGCGCCAGCTGGTGACGGACCTGCTCAATCGCGCGTTTGGCGGCTCGCCCGCGCGGCTGGCCATGCAAGCCCTGTCGACGAAGAAGGCCTCGGCCGAGGAGCTCGCCGAGCTGCGGCAATTGCTGGACACCCTGGAGGAGGAGGAGAAGCCATGA
- a CDS encoding M56 family metallopeptidase produces the protein MSTLVWQSLGWALLHLLWQGTLVAVALAVALQVVDRRAASLRYLLACGALALMLVLPVLTGWHHVLTHPRTGSAPEAAALASPSEPRPLPSPAPAASGPEAAGDTGFAFMVERARSGVSGNLHALVLAWGLGVVLSSLRLLSGWLRLRQLVREAEPAPVEWQESLERLARHLGMTRPMRLLCSAEIDVPATLGWLRPVVLLPVTVLTGLSARQLEMVLAHELAHIRRHDFAVNLVQTLVETLLFYHPAVWWMSRVIRAERENCCDDIAVGTSGNAVSYARALTALESLRELPVSGPAMSALGGSLTARVRRLVGRPATRCASRWEAGALLLTLMSGLAVAAPLVALALPAAPPLQTRASPPLKVALAVAPAPAPAPAQPLAPGSVPIPVPQPSAPAESAGKPAPKAQAKEPLRLGLKEPLTVDQLVELKTAGVSMEQKRQWEALGYAPTVEELVQLGHANATPEYMKEMTDALGNKPTLGELAQMRFLGVSARKVKALAAAGHRALSVDQVKQAAALGMDEDFLQEMREAGQGSLTFDQLIQFRALGVKGKYMQALKELGYDKLSADELVQFKALDVSPGYLRGLREAGLDKLDPEAVVKLRALGVDASDLRKLRDEGLDKLSVDELIRLRSSGVDADFIRELRKEP, from the coding sequence ATGAGCACGCTCGTATGGCAGTCCCTGGGCTGGGCGTTGTTGCACCTGTTGTGGCAGGGAACCCTGGTGGCCGTGGCCCTGGCCGTGGCGCTCCAGGTGGTGGATCGCCGCGCGGCCTCGCTGCGCTACCTGCTGGCCTGTGGCGCGCTGGCCCTCATGCTCGTACTGCCCGTACTCACCGGCTGGCATCACGTCCTCACCCATCCGCGCACCGGCTCCGCACCGGAAGCCGCCGCCCTGGCGAGTCCCTCCGAGCCACGTCCCCTTCCCTCGCCCGCTCCCGCCGCGTCGGGTCCCGAGGCGGCAGGTGACACCGGATTCGCGTTCATGGTGGAGCGCGCCCGGTCGGGGGTGAGCGGGAACCTGCACGCGCTGGTGCTGGCCTGGGGGTTGGGAGTGGTGCTGTCCTCGCTCCGGCTGCTGTCCGGGTGGCTGAGGCTGCGCCAGCTGGTGCGCGAGGCCGAGCCCGCCCCCGTCGAGTGGCAGGAGTCCCTGGAGCGGCTGGCGCGACACCTGGGCATGACGCGGCCGATGCGGCTGCTGTGCTCGGCGGAGATCGACGTGCCCGCGACCCTGGGATGGTTGCGGCCGGTGGTGCTGCTGCCCGTGACGGTGCTCACGGGGCTGTCGGCACGCCAGCTCGAGATGGTGCTGGCACACGAGCTGGCCCACATCCGCCGCCATGACTTCGCGGTGAACCTGGTGCAGACGTTGGTGGAGACGCTCCTCTTCTACCACCCGGCGGTGTGGTGGATGTCGCGCGTCATCCGCGCCGAGCGCGAGAACTGCTGCGATGACATCGCCGTGGGCACCAGCGGCAACGCGGTCTCGTATGCCCGGGCCCTCACGGCGCTGGAGTCCCTGCGCGAGCTGCCCGTGTCGGGTCCGGCGATGTCCGCCCTGGGCGGCTCGCTCACGGCGCGCGTGCGTCGTCTGGTGGGCAGGCCCGCCACGCGGTGCGCGTCGCGGTGGGAGGCGGGCGCCCTGCTGCTCACCCTGATGAGCGGACTGGCCGTGGCGGCCCCCCTGGTGGCCCTCGCCCTGCCCGCCGCTCCCCCCCTCCAGACCCGAGCGAGTCCCCCGCTGAAGGTCGCGCTCGCCGTCGCCCCGGCGCCCGCCCCCGCTCCGGCGCAGCCGCTCGCCCCGGGCTCCGTGCCCATTCCCGTTCCCCAGCCGAGCGCACCCGCCGAGAGCGCCGGGAAGCCCGCCCCGAAGGCCCAGGCGAAGGAGCCCCTGCGTCTGGGATTGAAGGAGCCGCTCACGGTGGACCAGCTCGTCGAGCTCAAGACGGCCGGGGTCTCCATGGAGCAGAAGCGGCAATGGGAAGCGCTCGGCTACGCGCCCACCGTGGAGGAGCTGGTGCAGCTCGGCCACGCCAACGCGACGCCCGAGTACATGAAGGAGATGACGGACGCGCTCGGGAACAAGCCCACACTCGGGGAGCTGGCCCAGATGCGGTTCCTGGGCGTGAGCGCGCGAAAGGTGAAGGCGCTCGCGGCGGCCGGCCATCGAGCGCTGTCCGTGGACCAGGTGAAGCAGGCGGCGGCGCTCGGCATGGACGAGGACTTCCTCCAGGAAATGCGCGAGGCGGGCCAGGGCTCACTCACCTTCGATCAGCTCATCCAGTTCCGGGCCCTCGGCGTGAAGGGGAAGTACATGCAAGCGCTCAAGGAGCTGGGTTACGACAAGCTCTCCGCGGACGAGCTGGTGCAATTCAAGGCACTCGACGTCTCCCCCGGGTACCTCCGCGGACTGCGGGAGGCGGGATTGGACAAGCTCGACCCGGAGGCCGTGGTGAAGCTGCGCGCCCTCGGCGTGGACGCGAGCGACCTGCGCAAGCTGCGTGACGAGGGATTGGACAAGCTCTCCGTGGACGAGTTGATCCGCCTGCGCTCCTCGGGCGTGGACGCCGACTTCATCCGCGAGCTGCGCAAGGAGCCGTGA
- a CDS encoding DUF1579 domain-containing protein has protein sequence MTKQSLEQSQAEGGLHHQLSKLVGEWEGVTRTWFEPDTLEDESVWRGTIRPVLGGRFVVHEYEGAFKGKPLAGMAIYGYHLDPERYEMAWVDSFHSGTSIMFSTGSRGGQGYAVQGSYAAPSGPPWGWRTEIHQPEPDRLLITHYNIPPEGQGPETKAVETEYRRRAPSR, from the coding sequence ATGACCAAACAGTCGTTGGAGCAGTCCCAGGCGGAGGGTGGTCTCCATCACCAGTTGTCGAAGCTCGTGGGCGAGTGGGAGGGCGTGACGCGGACGTGGTTCGAGCCCGACACGCTCGAAGACGAGTCCGTCTGGCGCGGGACGATCCGTCCCGTGCTCGGCGGGCGCTTCGTGGTGCATGAGTACGAGGGCGCCTTCAAGGGCAAGCCGCTCGCCGGGATGGCCATCTATGGCTATCACCTCGATCCCGAGCGCTACGAAATGGCCTGGGTCGACAGCTTCCACAGCGGCACCAGCATCATGTTCTCCACGGGAAGCCGGGGCGGCCAGGGCTACGCCGTCCAGGGCAGCTACGCGGCGCCCTCCGGTCCGCCCTGGGGCTGGCGGACGGAGATCCATCAGCCCGAGCCGGATCGGCTGCTCATCACCCACTACAACATTCCGCCCGAGGGCCAGGGCCCGGAGACCAAGGCCGTCGAGACGGAGTACCGGCGGCGCGCTCCCTCGCGCTGA
- a CDS encoding DUF7107 domain-containing protein: protein MSIVPSQKVSLLPPMLALIVGFFAGCVFVHDDYDGYDRPGQSACDDNSDCRSNQYCMRGQCEDLGAQAETCRSAGDCTRGDTCVNGVCNQSCSRNADCPNGGYCDGYYCQVTSRPDAGTRPTDGGTRPTDGGLPPVDGGSGCPRPPTDGGTGTPIDAGSAVCVRNADCPSGNYCINNACVRGCSVDSDCGAAQQCSAGLCRPRAEPSCTSASQCASGSDCVDGSCRVPCTSTTACATGSVCKVGYCQPSDSPGSGAECSVNCDCPSGERCVEGTCQL, encoded by the coding sequence ATGTCGATCGTTCCTTCCCAGAAGGTGTCGCTGTTGCCCCCGATGCTCGCGCTCATCGTGGGCTTCTTCGCTGGATGTGTCTTCGTCCACGACGACTACGATGGCTACGATCGTCCCGGGCAATCCGCGTGTGACGACAACTCGGATTGTCGCTCCAACCAGTACTGTATGCGGGGCCAGTGCGAGGACCTGGGCGCGCAGGCGGAGACCTGCCGCTCGGCGGGGGACTGCACGCGCGGGGACACCTGCGTCAACGGGGTGTGCAACCAGTCGTGTTCGCGCAACGCGGACTGCCCCAACGGCGGCTACTGCGACGGGTACTACTGCCAGGTGACGTCGCGTCCCGACGCGGGCACGCGGCCCACGGATGGCGGCACGCGGCCCACGGATGGCGGGCTGCCCCCGGTGGATGGCGGCTCGGGCTGCCCGCGTCCGCCCACGGACGGCGGCACGGGCACGCCGATCGACGCGGGCTCGGCCGTGTGCGTGCGCAACGCGGACTGCCCCTCGGGCAACTACTGCATCAACAACGCGTGCGTGCGGGGCTGCTCGGTGGACTCCGACTGCGGTGCCGCGCAGCAGTGCTCGGCCGGGCTGTGCCGTCCGCGCGCGGAGCCCTCGTGCACCAGCGCCTCGCAGTGCGCCTCGGGTTCGGACTGCGTGGACGGCTCCTGCCGCGTGCCCTGCACCTCCACCACCGCGTGCGCCACGGGCTCCGTGTGCAAGGTGGGCTACTGCCAGCCCTCGGACTCCCCGGGCAGCGGGGCGGAGTGCTCCGTGAATTGTGATTGCCCCTCCGGCGAGCGGTGCGTGGAAGGCACCTGCCAGTTGTAA